From the Musa acuminata AAA Group cultivar baxijiao chromosome BXJ3-7, Cavendish_Baxijiao_AAA, whole genome shotgun sequence genome, one window contains:
- the LOC135642084 gene encoding pantoate--beta-alanine ligase-like isoform X2, with protein MASEPEVIRDKTAMRRWSRSHRSKGKTLAFVPTMGFLHEGHLALVRAAGALADLTVVSIYVNPGQFAPSEDLDAYPADLRGDLHKLADLGVHAVFCPTNLYDYGEGGGRGDVQARRTEGAIGSSGSPPVSCLEAAAGDGSGHETWVRVEKLERGLCGMSRPVFFRGVATIVAKLFNIVEPDIAVFGKKDYQQWRIICRMVRDLDFAVKIIGSEIVRESDGLAMSSRNVRLSPEEREKALSIYNSLSKAKYAALHEQSTCQELRSLVIQLVTEAGGRIDYVETWTGKVAILRDSGARKSDPG; from the exons ATGGCCAGTGAACCGGAGGTGATAAGGGACAAGACGGCGATGCGGCGGTGGTCGCGGTCGCATCGGTCGAAGGGCAAGACGCTGGCTTTCGTCCCCACCATGGGCTTCCTTCATGAGGGTCACCTTGCTCTCGTCCGCGCCGCCGGCGCCCTTGCGGACCTCACCGTCGTCTCCATCTACGTCAATCCCGGCCAATTTGCTCCTTCAGAAGACCTCGACGCCTACCCTGCCGACCTCCGTGGCGACCTGCACAAGCTTGCCGACCTGGGGGTACACGCCGTCTTCTGTCCCACCAACCTCTACGACTATGGTGAAGGCGGCGGCCGTGGCGATGTTCAGGCGAGGAGGACTGAAGGCGCCATCGGTTCTTCTGGCTCGCCGCCTGTGTCTTGCCTCGAGGCGGCGGCGGGTGATGGGTCAGGGCACGAGACCTGGGTCCGGGTGGAGAAGCTGGAGCGCGGATTGTGCGGGATGAGCAGGCCGGTATTTTTCCGAGGGGTCGCGACCATCGTGGCCAAGCTGTTCAATATTGTGGAACCCGATATCGCAGTCTTCGGCAAGAAGGACTATCAACAATGGCGCATCATCTGTCGAATG GTTCGTGATCTTGATTTTGCGGTTAAAATAATTGGTTCAGAAATTGTACGTGAATCTGATGGTCTAGCTATGAGCTCCCGTAATGTGCGCCTCTCACCTGAGGAGCGAGAGAAG GCCTTGTCCATCTACAACTCATTGTCAAAAGCCAAGTATGCTGCACTACATGAGCAAAGCACATGCCAAGAACTGAGAAGTCTTGTCATTCAATTAGTAACAGAAGCTGGTGGGAGAATTGACTATGTTGAG